From a single Halococcus sediminicola genomic region:
- a CDS encoding FaeA/PapI family transcriptional regulator, translating into MAGDQREREWTEQGEYAEMYSTEETYDILASLPKQVGMTSDIADALGCSSLTARNKLQELRFDGKVEKRDTGGRAVLWYIPDEDGTDEESAEDDEAEDADMALKRLSHELGEVITVGDTVYEDGDKHPVEQSTDS; encoded by the coding sequence ATGGCGGGAGATCAGCGAGAGCGTGAGTGGACTGAACAGGGCGAATACGCGGAGATGTATTCGACCGAGGAGACATACGACATACTGGCGTCGTTGCCGAAGCAGGTCGGAATGACGTCGGACATCGCCGATGCGCTCGGCTGCTCGTCGCTAACGGCGCGCAACAAGCTCCAAGAGCTCCGCTTTGACGGCAAAGTCGAAAAACGCGATACGGGTGGGCGCGCGGTGTTGTGGTACATTCCTGACGAGGATGGAACCGACGAAGAGAGCGCTGAGGACGATGAGGCGGAAGATGCCGATATGGCTCTCAAGCGTTTGAGCCACGAACTTGGCGAGGTGATCACGGTCGGGGATACCGTGTACGAGGACGGCGACAAGCATCCGGTCGAACAGTCCACGGACAGCTAG
- a CDS encoding transcription initiation factor IIB family protein gives MNDHQQAEVAGLIDALDAPETVHEIAHALAYRAFAAELQKGRSTKVIAASVVYAAFRRDGETRTLDEVSAEADVDRTTLGRTYRRLADELDIALEPPNPHEFVERFADSLDVEDRTEARAHEIVTESAEAGLHSGVKLAGVAAAAVYHADRDRHGSLTQREVATVAGVSAVTIRHRLHEQVHVLEGDGHGKIAASRWQYLDTD, from the coding sequence ATGAACGACCACCAGCAGGCTGAGGTTGCGGGCTTGATCGATGCTCTCGACGCGCCTGAGACCGTCCACGAGATAGCCCATGCGCTCGCGTATCGGGCGTTCGCTGCGGAGTTGCAGAAGGGACGGTCAACTAAAGTGATAGCCGCGAGCGTCGTGTATGCCGCGTTCCGCCGCGATGGCGAGACTCGCACGCTCGATGAGGTGAGCGCTGAAGCCGACGTGGATCGGACGACGCTCGGCCGGACGTACAGACGCCTCGCGGACGAACTCGATATTGCCCTCGAACCTCCGAATCCCCACGAATTCGTCGAGCGGTTCGCTGACTCGCTCGATGTGGAAGATCGGACGGAAGCGCGAGCGCACGAGATCGTCACCGAGAGTGCAGAGGCAGGGCTGCATTCGGGGGTGAAGCTTGCTGGGGTGGCCGCCGCTGCGGTGTATCACGCCGACCGTGATCGGCATGGCAGCCTCACGCAGCGCGAGGTGGCTACGGTTGCTGGCGTCTCCGCAGTGACTATTCGACATCGGCTTCATGAACAAGTACACGTACTGGAAGGCGATGGGCATGGGAAAATCGCTGCGAGTCGGTGGCAGTATCTCGATACGGACTGA
- a CDS encoding DUF1931 domain-containing protein, with translation MERTYADTIVKVIVKNELNDMSVSADFYDALDEKVDELLDGTARHADDNDRKTVQPHDL, from the coding sequence ATCGAGCGCACGTATGCAGATACTATCGTCAAAGTGATCGTGAAGAACGAACTGAACGACATGAGCGTCTCGGCGGATTTCTACGACGCTCTCGATGAGAAGGTCGACGAACTGCTCGATGGCACCGCCCGTCACGCCGACGACAACGACCGCAAGACTGTCCAGCCGCACGATCTGTGA
- a CDS encoding DUF3267 domain-containing protein has translation MDLVPIDEREAIPETLPGYEQWRAYSTPVGEWTVRTAKAGAFLMTSVAGGLLFAYVLGAVPNLCAVTLPALPPAIMWAVALAILVAVVVVHEAFHGLIAWWIGADVSFQVGSMGFQTLSRQAIQTRRETVAFYLAPLVVATPLWFVVLIASGYFRAPLVLSTAYFALAANVAGSAVDVYSVWEISRLPRGSLIYNTRHRTLVAYPASSENTF, from the coding sequence ATGGATCTCGTACCGATTGACGAACGGGAGGCGATCCCAGAGACGCTGCCGGGATACGAACAATGGCGTGCGTATTCAACGCCCGTAGGGGAATGGACGGTTCGAACGGCGAAAGCCGGCGCGTTCCTCATGACCTCGGTGGCCGGCGGGCTGCTGTTCGCCTACGTATTGGGGGCTGTTCCGAACCTTTGCGCGGTCACGCTTCCGGCGCTCCCTCCTGCGATCATGTGGGCAGTGGCCCTCGCAATTCTTGTGGCGGTTGTTGTGGTCCATGAGGCATTCCACGGACTGATTGCGTGGTGGATCGGTGCGGATGTCTCGTTTCAGGTGGGGAGCATGGGATTTCAGACGCTATCGAGACAGGCGATTCAGACGCGGCGTGAGACGGTTGCGTTCTATCTCGCGCCGTTGGTTGTAGCGACACCGCTCTGGTTTGTCGTATTGATTGCCTCGGGATATTTTCGCGCGCCGCTGGTGCTGTCCACTGCGTATTTCGCGCTCGCGGCGAACGTCGCCGGGTCGGCGGTTGATGTCTATTCCGTGTGGGAGATTTCGCGGCTTCCGCGCGGTTCTCTCATCTACAATACGAGGCATCGGACGCTGGTTGCATATCCAGCGTCATCTGAAAACACATTCTAA
- a CDS encoding toxin-antitoxin system TumE family protein, protein MADYETVEDYTVQEGNRVTSVTIRKTDDSQYPCGWDYSLHYGTLEGETILRYDNAHEREKGHERHTRATASRKSSFPAWAIFRPDSTKKWMNTVPNRLSPSHHTMSEHTTLTIRVGRDEAERVREETHDRIKAAERGDELEERHVLVLEDESALSRLITEPNLELIQAIRQYEPSSMREAAELVGRGHKEVNQNLTVLEALNVIDFVQEGRSKRPVVSFDEIEVDIPVAHSADSSESAIAP, encoded by the coding sequence ATGGCAGACTACGAGACGGTTGAAGACTATACCGTCCAAGAAGGCAACCGGGTGACCTCGGTCACGATTCGAAAGACCGACGACTCACAATACCCCTGTGGATGGGACTACTCCCTCCACTATGGGACGCTGGAGGGCGAAACCATCCTCCGGTACGACAACGCCCACGAACGCGAGAAAGGCCACGAACGCCACACGCGCGCGACAGCATCGAGGAAATCGAGTTTCCCGGCATGGGCGATCTTCAGACCCGATTCGACCAAGAAGTGGATGAACACCGTCCCTAACCGTCTCTCGCCATCACACCATACCATGTCCGAACACACCACACTCACGATCCGGGTTGGAAGGGACGAGGCAGAGCGCGTCCGAGAAGAAACCCACGACCGCATCAAAGCCGCCGAACGCGGTGACGAACTCGAAGAGCGTCACGTGTTGGTGCTCGAAGACGAGTCCGCATTGTCTCGGCTTATCACCGAACCCAACTTGGAACTCATCCAAGCAATTCGCCAGTATGAGCCATCGAGTATGCGAGAAGCGGCGGAACTCGTCGGTAGAGGACACAAAGAAGTCAATCAGAATCTCACCGTGCTGGAGGCATTGAACGTCATTGACTTCGTGCAGGAGGGCCGGTCGAAGCGTCCTGTCGTATCGTTTGATGAGATCGAGGTTGATATTCCGGTTGCACACTCTGCCGACTCTTCAGAGAGCGCTATCGCGCCGTAG
- a CDS encoding IS1595 family transposase, translated as MTNERAAFGGMLEQLVDLGAIEFRPEPLDAIVERRLKAIWTTRTCPSCDADALHALDGSARIWCGRCDWKTTYTRGTPFYDSELAPGEFLVAFVLYADSLLSINQIAPLLDRAYKTVFEAISDVETAFARGFPTVWERIEHTIAGPTQVDETQRVCSGFKGQNPPRDGLSRGGSPGPGRARWTGEQGDEMTLVAACRDVLQVISAEEGSKYDENLGPVIKEAGDLSQPLGEIWTDELPAYQQMEHEHRTVVHDDEYVSEEGIHTNQVECLWSLVQPWLAKFRGLSKQGLEQAARTFGLLRSLNLVQAPIHSLVDCVAVNVFR; from the coding sequence ATGACCAATGAACGCGCTGCTTTCGGCGGAATGCTTGAGCAACTCGTTGACCTCGGAGCAATAGAGTTTCGGCCGGAGCCGCTCGACGCCATCGTCGAGCGGCGACTCAAAGCCATCTGGACCACCCGTACCTGCCCGAGCTGTGACGCCGACGCCCTCCACGCCCTCGATGGCTCGGCCCGTATCTGGTGTGGCCGCTGTGACTGGAAAACCACCTACACCCGTGGCACACCCTTCTATGACTCGGAACTCGCCCCCGGCGAGTTCCTCGTCGCCTTCGTCCTGTACGCTGATTCCCTCCTCAGCATCAACCAAATCGCACCGCTGCTTGACCGCGCCTACAAAACCGTCTTCGAGGCAATTAGCGACGTGGAAACCGCGTTCGCTCGCGGTTTCCCGACTGTTTGGGAACGCATCGAGCACACGATTGCTGGGCCGACACAGGTGGACGAAACGCAGCGGGTGTGCTCGGGGTTCAAAGGCCAGAACCCACCGCGGGACGGACTGTCCCGCGGCGGGTCCCCCGGACCCGGACGGGCGCGATGGACAGGAGAGCAGGGCGATGAGATGACGCTCGTCGCGGCCTGCCGCGACGTGCTCCAGGTGATCTCAGCCGAAGAGGGGTCGAAATACGACGAGAACCTCGGGCCAGTGATTAAGGAAGCAGGCGATCTCTCCCAGCCGCTGGGAGAGATCTGGACCGACGAGCTTCCCGCGTATCAGCAAATGGAACACGAGCATCGAACCGTTGTCCATGATGATGAGTACGTCTCAGAGGAAGGTATCCACACGAATCAGGTCGAATGCCTCTGGTCGTTAGTGCAACCGTGGCTGGCGAAATTCCGCGGCCTGTCCAAGCAGGGCTTGGAGCAGGCCGCTCGCACCTTCGGGCTTCTTCGCTCCCTGAATCTTGTTCAAGCACCCATCCACAGCCTTGTCGATTGCGTCGCTGTCAACGTATTCCGCTAA
- a CDS encoding MFS transporter, with amino-acid sequence MRALFGNVAFRRLFAGRIITNAGDSLYYIAAMWLAYDLSGSAIYTGLAGFLTLAPQALQFLTGPFVDRWDLRRLLVATQVLQGVLVLIIPFAAWKGWLSVELVLIVMPVVAMLNQFVYPAQNAALPRIVDREELVDANSAFSFAYQGVDTAFSSLGGILVALVGAVSLYLIDSVTFAMTALIFAATRIPALEDSETEESTDHVASSLSNYVENLREGIEYTRGTILVLMLIPPLVANFAVGATMATLPVFASLRGGAGTYGMLLAAITAGLLLGALGASLLKGVSVQRLMAIGFFLSGVTWLGAIYVQWLPATAMLFCLAWIPIGATNVVFMSLIQTYVPEKLLGRVTSVIISGSAVAEPLGSLLGGVAGETIGSTVVVAVTGIGFLFVTLYWVMHPVLRHLPAIEKIEPTEYGLKQV; translated from the coding sequence ATGCGAGCACTCTTCGGAAACGTGGCGTTCAGGCGACTCTTCGCTGGACGGATAATTACGAACGCGGGTGACAGCCTCTACTACATCGCGGCGATGTGGCTCGCGTACGACCTCAGTGGTTCGGCGATCTACACTGGACTCGCGGGATTTCTAACTCTCGCCCCACAAGCGTTGCAGTTTCTCACGGGACCATTCGTTGACCGTTGGGATCTTCGGCGACTTCTCGTTGCTACACAGGTGCTTCAGGGCGTGCTCGTGCTCATCATTCCGTTTGCCGCATGGAAAGGGTGGCTCTCGGTAGAACTCGTACTGATCGTGATGCCGGTCGTTGCGATGCTCAACCAGTTCGTCTATCCAGCACAGAATGCTGCTCTTCCCCGAATCGTTGATAGAGAGGAACTGGTCGATGCGAATTCGGCGTTTTCGTTCGCCTATCAGGGCGTGGATACGGCTTTCTCGTCGCTTGGTGGAATCCTTGTTGCGCTCGTGGGTGCAGTGTCCTTGTATCTGATCGATTCGGTGACGTTCGCCATGACAGCACTCATCTTCGCCGCGACGAGAATCCCGGCTCTCGAGGACAGCGAGACCGAGGAGAGCACGGATCACGTGGCGTCGTCACTCTCAAACTATGTTGAGAATCTCCGCGAGGGAATCGAGTATACACGCGGGACGATCCTCGTCTTGATGCTTATCCCGCCACTGGTCGCCAACTTCGCCGTCGGCGCGACGATGGCCACGCTTCCCGTGTTCGCCTCACTTCGCGGTGGTGCGGGAACGTATGGGATGCTACTCGCTGCGATAACTGCTGGTCTCCTGCTCGGCGCGCTCGGTGCCTCGCTGCTGAAAGGGGTTTCAGTACAACGTTTGATGGCCATCGGGTTTTTCCTGAGTGGCGTCACGTGGCTGGGCGCGATCTATGTTCAGTGGCTCCCCGCGACGGCCATGCTGTTCTGTCTCGCATGGATCCCAATCGGAGCAACGAACGTCGTTTTCATGTCGTTGATCCAGACATATGTTCCCGAGAAGCTACTGGGACGTGTGACCTCGGTCATCATCAGTGGTTCTGCGGTGGCGGAACCACTCGGATCGCTGCTCGGCGGGGTAGCAGGGGAGACAATCGGGAGTACTGTCGTCGTCGCTGTGACTGGTATCGGCTTTCTGTTTGTGACGTTGTATTGGGTCATGCATCCGGTGTTACGCCATCTCCCTGCCATCGAAAAGATCGAGCCTACAGAGTACGGTCTAAAGCAAGTGTAG
- a CDS encoding DUF7351 domain-containing protein translates to MTDSTKQTDSEKSSPENAFALLGNENRVRIIQAFDEASEESLSFSTLRSYANVDDSGQFNYHLNQLVGSFVRRTEDGEYELTYAGQRVIGAICSGTFNQRGASLSFELSSICSVCESALLAEYKHERVTISCPTCDEVISTFGFPPGAFANRSRDELARAFHSWIRSYIVSVFGGLCPNCAGRMCGSIIDDSEYFYEGQEVGIEYRCERCNESSVSSIGIYLLSHPAVYAFHHNHGIDLGETPLWELPWLREENLTVLSQDPWRIETTLELNGDSLEIVVDEDLSISPL, encoded by the coding sequence ATGACCGATTCAACCAAGCAGACCGATTCAGAGAAGAGTTCACCCGAGAACGCCTTCGCGCTGCTCGGAAACGAAAACCGCGTTAGGATTATTCAAGCGTTTGACGAGGCCAGTGAGGAATCACTTTCCTTTTCGACACTACGGAGCTACGCCAACGTGGATGATAGCGGCCAGTTCAACTATCACCTCAACCAACTCGTCGGGAGCTTCGTTCGTCGTACTGAAGACGGCGAATACGAACTGACCTACGCCGGTCAGCGAGTCATCGGGGCCATCTGTTCGGGAACGTTCAATCAACGCGGGGCATCGCTATCATTCGAACTCAGCTCTATTTGCTCCGTCTGCGAGTCCGCACTGTTAGCAGAATATAAGCACGAGCGTGTTACTATCAGCTGCCCCACCTGCGACGAAGTGATTTCGACGTTCGGCTTCCCACCGGGTGCGTTCGCAAATCGTTCCCGTGATGAACTCGCCCGCGCATTCCACAGTTGGATTCGGTCATATATCGTATCGGTGTTTGGAGGACTCTGTCCCAACTGTGCTGGCCGTATGTGTGGCTCGATAATCGACGATTCCGAGTATTTCTACGAGGGACAGGAGGTTGGCATCGAATATCGTTGTGAGCGGTGTAACGAGAGTTCCGTATCTTCAATCGGCATTTACCTCCTCTCACACCCGGCCGTCTACGCCTTCCACCACAACCACGGTATCGACCTCGGCGAAACGCCACTCTGGGAGCTTCCGTGGCTGCGTGAGGAGAATTTAACAGTACTCTCACAGGACCCGTGGCGCATCGAGACGACTCTCGAACTCAATGGGGACTCCCTCGAAATAGTGGTCGATGAGGATCTCTCCATTTCTCCCCTCTAA
- a CDS encoding MarR family winged helix-turn-helix transcriptional regulator produces the protein MDGSAGADGSDESDVETELDWQAHAIIEAIHDNGGTADTSEIRAITGIDDYNVVLYRLNTKLEPHGLVDLMQPDPDGGRPRAKVVTLTEQGKAFAERLTTDEDDSDDSPVSSIERIERLEAQMNAPYGSWDTENRREYEYVVEGMVAMRDFLREKHGEEFEEYMAEHTSG, from the coding sequence ATGGATGGCTCAGCCGGGGCGGATGGGAGTGATGAATCGGATGTTGAGACGGAACTTGACTGGCAGGCTCATGCAATTATAGAGGCGATCCACGACAACGGGGGCACTGCTGACACGAGCGAAATTCGCGCGATCACGGGTATTGATGACTACAACGTTGTCCTCTATCGGCTCAATACGAAATTGGAACCCCACGGTCTCGTTGATCTCATGCAACCCGACCCAGATGGGGGACGACCACGAGCGAAGGTGGTTACGCTTACCGAGCAGGGCAAAGCCTTCGCTGAACGCCTCACCACAGACGAGGACGATTCAGACGATTCCCCGGTATCGAGCATTGAACGGATTGAACGACTCGAAGCGCAGATGAACGCCCCCTATGGAAGTTGGGATACGGAAAACCGGCGGGAGTATGAATACGTCGTCGAAGGCATGGTCGCAATGCGCGATTTTCTGCGCGAGAAGCACGGCGAAGAATTTGAAGAGTACATGGCCGAGCATACATCCGGCTAG
- a CDS encoding type IV secretory system conjugative DNA transfer family protein produces the protein MAAEFAPPDDVEQAISVRPHRDNGGIEAMIEVLESLHTVETTTKGLRRRTVNVSPAHAAEIRYTADESGERSLSLQYVPGSQSLAGTFEGQLQTRYDESLFDRTDPALLPVEQATAADESGATDGESVYISGATLALRKYTLFPIKNISLPGFRSDPTGAIMQEMVDSQDDVAPDADVVVQIMFRPEDRGWRQGVSGGHGLTDEDDPNITGELSLQELSFNLNQPTIKKERMTFTKEKVEYPASKVDKKIANLLEEQQGEKGWHLCLRVFALSEDPEVAKRRASKTAGMFENFYEANSEQTFIPQPISQRNLTNEYADAAAREFEETGIVKAQGEIAGLVNIPEAKDIATNKMRWSLAKPGDGVPPKTPRFPFDDYGVVSASDHLKETTIFDASSPGDPFYFGWGAKHGTEAGIFSKFLDAHMFIAGRTRYGKTVLTEHFCSQVFEREQGALVIDPKGDDAEDFIREWPEHRDEEDLIVMDLGLGPDDEPYENIPRFNFMEIPPGYDPDSRFAATMIEALADDIAAMVAQSGGSEKYLGALMKRVTKTVSRGLLRSGRGVSLLDLACACSSQTGLSEFSRWMDDERITFIRETAKRFEEKEDTDLEPLAGRMDEWIHNDAIRDLISARDPSFSIHEAVEEGKVIVLRFAKGAGETERRLLTTALIRRTYASKRVCDNEEPFYLVCDEFDKIATEESNLHTILSEAGGHNYRCVMACQAPGNQLPERLKNAVGNQCDTFLSFNPGTKNADYVAEHHSVDAETLREMPRYKCYLRTHTSTDDNTHSYLVNAFEPIQEVRESATGETGMSDEEVEALKIQSMKRYGEPIESAEEQQQSSAFYLEDGEPVFEDGEEPEPAAAGQTSTQRLYEAAHTVQIRRDAVGESVPYEEVVAELRRIASSDLGSDNKVANLIEETPDTELEKGKREGERVLTLTTEGLRNAGLTQDTGSAENGGGFDHRLVLAKAKAAFVKLSYATWLPTQDSNEAADGMADLPVDPMATNDPTERRKREQRLKNDFPHVWEFAGEYNVSIEAETSTMDAPEQTLTNLRKAINSGRFCVFALKDEMFGDPEQFDHWRERGEKIIYDTYREGGEVKIDYNTLTFANETDENGNRWFYNEKKNHLKIEEGVYALRTVREEGSTQIRWEEEYGEVVLRDTGVKEDREEIAPPQEYMRFDSPEAVANVEREDTAAYYEYDQSKGVYVVRTKDGGREEYETKGAMKQNWRRIYAPFIPENEYRRTPTPDDFCFVVFPDVDNPEYDEPQIAAKGEFEPLLPDEITLPETPEGLAEEGDDEDERSDKSEGEPEAVDGEVEDGRPEKTEFIEIVASEIAAKGVPKARAAERTRQVLTGVDPTQLTKERAVTMVAPLFDATLSNPTKREEPSSTSEDGEITAPRVPPEAKGSPDANDETESEDSSKSDDDQPQKTTNQSESSEDADESDHGFMGLSP, from the coding sequence ATGGCCGCAGAGTTTGCCCCGCCGGACGACGTAGAGCAGGCCATCTCCGTGCGTCCCCACCGTGATAACGGCGGCATCGAGGCGATGATCGAAGTCCTGGAATCGCTGCACACGGTCGAAACCACGACGAAGGGTCTCCGCCGCCGCACGGTCAACGTCTCGCCCGCCCACGCAGCCGAGATACGGTACACCGCCGACGAGAGCGGCGAGAGATCGCTGTCGCTTCAGTACGTTCCCGGCAGCCAGTCGCTCGCCGGTACCTTCGAGGGACAGCTGCAGACGCGCTACGATGAATCACTGTTCGACCGAACCGATCCCGCACTCTTGCCGGTCGAGCAAGCCACTGCTGCCGACGAATCCGGCGCTACCGACGGTGAGTCAGTCTATATCTCAGGTGCGACACTCGCGCTTCGCAAATACACGCTCTTTCCGATCAAGAATATCTCGCTGCCGGGCTTCCGCTCCGATCCGACCGGCGCGATCATGCAGGAAATGGTCGATTCACAGGATGATGTAGCACCGGATGCGGATGTCGTGGTTCAAATCATGTTCCGCCCCGAAGACCGTGGGTGGCGACAGGGCGTGTCCGGCGGTCACGGGCTTACCGACGAGGATGACCCGAACATCACGGGTGAGCTGTCGCTTCAGGAACTCTCGTTCAACCTCAACCAGCCGACTATCAAGAAAGAGCGGATGACGTTCACCAAGGAGAAAGTCGAGTATCCCGCTTCGAAGGTAGACAAGAAGATCGCCAACCTTCTCGAAGAACAGCAAGGAGAGAAGGGCTGGCATCTGTGCTTGCGCGTGTTCGCGCTCTCGGAAGACCCCGAGGTAGCGAAACGGCGCGCATCTAAGACTGCCGGAATGTTCGAGAACTTCTACGAAGCCAATAGCGAACAGACGTTCATCCCTCAGCCGATTAGCCAGCGCAATCTCACCAACGAGTACGCTGACGCGGCCGCACGAGAATTTGAGGAGACAGGTATCGTCAAGGCACAAGGCGAGATCGCCGGTCTCGTAAACATTCCCGAAGCGAAGGACATTGCGACGAACAAGATGCGGTGGTCACTGGCGAAACCCGGCGACGGTGTGCCACCGAAAACCCCGCGGTTCCCGTTCGATGACTACGGGGTCGTTAGTGCGAGCGACCACCTCAAAGAGACCACGATCTTCGACGCCAGCAGTCCGGGCGACCCGTTTTACTTCGGGTGGGGAGCAAAGCACGGTACCGAGGCCGGCATCTTTTCGAAGTTTTTGGATGCTCACATGTTCATCGCCGGCCGCACTCGATATGGGAAAACCGTGCTCACCGAGCATTTCTGCTCACAGGTATTCGAGCGCGAGCAGGGCGCTCTGGTCATTGATCCGAAGGGCGACGACGCGGAGGATTTCATTCGAGAGTGGCCTGAACACCGCGATGAAGAGGACCTGATCGTAATGGACCTTGGGCTGGGTCCTGACGATGAACCCTACGAGAACATTCCCCGGTTCAACTTCATGGAGATACCACCGGGGTATGACCCTGACTCACGGTTCGCGGCGACGATGATCGAAGCTCTCGCTGACGATATCGCCGCGATGGTCGCCCAGTCCGGTGGCTCAGAGAAGTACCTCGGTGCGCTGATGAAGCGCGTAACCAAGACCGTATCGAGAGGGTTGCTGCGGTCCGGACGCGGGGTGAGCCTGCTCGATCTGGCCTGCGCGTGTTCATCGCAGACTGGTCTCTCGGAGTTCTCGCGCTGGATGGACGACGAGCGCATTACGTTCATCCGAGAGACTGCCAAGCGATTCGAGGAGAAAGAGGACACCGACCTCGAACCGCTCGCCGGCCGGATGGACGAGTGGATTCACAACGACGCCATCCGCGATCTCATTTCCGCCCGTGACCCGTCGTTTTCGATTCACGAAGCGGTCGAGGAGGGAAAGGTCATCGTGCTCCGCTTCGCCAAAGGCGCAGGTGAGACCGAGCGCCGGCTGCTCACCACGGCACTCATCCGACGAACGTACGCGAGTAAGCGTGTCTGTGACAACGAAGAACCGTTCTACCTCGTGTGCGACGAGTTCGATAAGATAGCCACTGAGGAATCCAACCTCCACACGATTCTCTCGGAAGCGGGTGGACACAACTATCGCTGCGTGATGGCCTGTCAGGCTCCCGGCAACCAACTTCCCGAACGGCTGAAAAATGCCGTCGGCAATCAGTGTGATACGTTTCTCTCATTCAATCCCGGCACGAAAAATGCTGATTACGTCGCCGAGCACCACTCGGTCGATGCTGAGACGCTTCGAGAGATGCCCCGATACAAATGCTACCTCCGTACCCACACCTCTACCGACGATAACACCCACTCGTATCTGGTCAATGCTTTTGAGCCGATTCAAGAGGTGCGAGAGAGCGCGACCGGCGAGACGGGCATGAGCGACGAGGAGGTCGAAGCGCTCAAAATCCAATCGATGAAGCGCTATGGCGAACCCATCGAGTCGGCAGAGGAACAGCAACAGTCGTCGGCATTCTACTTGGAAGACGGTGAGCCAGTTTTCGAGGATGGAGAGGAACCAGAGCCGGCGGCGGCCGGACAGACATCAACACAGCGCCTCTACGAAGCGGCTCACACAGTGCAAATTCGCCGCGATGCAGTCGGTGAGTCTGTTCCTTACGAAGAGGTCGTTGCGGAGCTTCGCCGGATAGCGAGCAGTGATCTCGGCTCAGACAACAAAGTCGCCAATCTAATCGAGGAGACGCCGGATACCGAACTCGAAAAAGGCAAGCGAGAGGGCGAGCGCGTCCTGACGCTGACTACCGAAGGGTTGCGGAACGCAGGTCTCACACAGGATACAGGCTCCGCCGAGAACGGCGGGGGGTTCGATCATCGGCTTGTCCTTGCGAAAGCGAAAGCTGCGTTCGTCAAGCTCAGCTATGCGACGTGGCTTCCAACGCAGGATAGCAACGAAGCCGCTGACGGGATGGCCGATCTCCCGGTTGATCCAATGGCGACGAACGATCCGACCGAGCGCCGCAAGCGCGAACAGCGGTTGAAAAACGACTTTCCCCATGTTTGGGAGTTCGCTGGTGAATACAACGTCTCGATTGAAGCCGAGACGAGTACGATGGACGCCCCCGAACAGACGCTTACCAACCTGCGGAAAGCGATTAACTCCGGGCGATTTTGCGTGTTCGCGCTGAAAGACGAGATGTTCGGCGATCCTGAGCAGTTCGACCATTGGCGCGAGCGCGGCGAGAAGATCATCTACGACACCTACCGCGAAGGTGGCGAGGTGAAAATCGACTACAACACGCTGACGTTTGCGAACGAAACCGACGAGAACGGCAACCGCTGGTTCTACAACGAGAAAAAGAACCATCTGAAAATCGAAGAGGGCGTGTACGCGCTTCGGACCGTCCGCGAGGAAGGCAGCACGCAAATCCGCTGGGAAGAAGAGTACGGCGAGGTCGTCCTGCGGGATACAGGTGTGAAGGAAGACCGCGAAGAGATCGCGCCGCCACAGGAGTACATGCGCTTCGACAGTCCTGAGGCAGTGGCAAACGTCGAGCGCGAAGATACAGCAGCGTACTACGAGTACGACCAGAGCAAGGGTGTCTATGTCGTTCGCACCAAGGATGGAGGCCGTGAAGAGTACGAGACGAAGGGGGCAATGAAGCAGAACTGGCGGCGCATCTACGCACCGTTTATCCCGGAAAACGAGTACCGACGTACCCCGACGCCGGACGATTTCTGCTTTGTCGTATTCCCCGACGTGGACAACCCCGAGTATGACGAGCCGCAGATTGCAGCGAAAGGTGAGTTCGAGCCGCTGTTGCCCGACGAGATCACGCTGCCGGAGACGCCAGAAGGATTAGCTGAAGAGGGTGACGATGAAGACGAGAGGAGCGACAAAAGCGAAGGCGAGCCCGAAGCCGTCGATGGTGAGGTCGAGGATGGGCGGCCAGAGAAAACCGAATTCATTGAGATAGTCGCAAGCGAGATCGCAGCTAAAGGGGTGCCGAAAGCACGAGCGGCCGAGCGAACCCGTCAAGTGCTCACCGGAGTCGACCCAACGCAGCTGACCAAAGAGCGAGCAGTCACGATGGTCGCACCACTGTTCGATGCTACTCTGTCGAATCCGACCAAGAGAGAAGAACCATCGAGCACTAGTGAGGATGGTGAGATCACTGCTCCGCGTGTGCCACCCGAGGCGAAGGGATCACCCGACGCCAACGACGAAACTGAAAGCGAGGATTCCTCTAAATCCGATGACGATCAGCCACAGAAAACCACGAATCAAAGCGAAAGCAGCGAGGATGCAGATGAGAGCGATCACGGATTCATGGGCCTCTCGCCGTAA